From a single Pseudomonadota bacterium genomic region:
- a CDS encoding cytochrome P450 yields the protein MEPQVYPVVTGTPPCRPIPRVRGGLPVLGQALAFQRDPLSLLEQAWRAHGELFQFRLGGREVVLFAGPEAHDAYFRAPDDQLSAREVYQFTVPIFGKGVAYDVAPERMAEQLGFLAPLMRGGPMHTYARLIDQEIKDYTARWGDEGEMNLPVVTNELTVNIASRCLLGEEIRTRLDTGFAQLYHDLQRGINTLGFFFPRLPIPGHIQRDRARRQVASLMRGILAERRRTGTRPGDFMQALMEARYTDGSALGDEEITGLLLTVLFAGQHTSSVLAAWVGIDLLRHRQYLAVVVAEIQAVYAQGQTLSLDTLKSQMALEHAVREGERLHPPLILLVRKALGDLEYHGFRIRAGTLAMVSPLLSHRLPTVFKDPERYDPDRFAPPREEHKQGTHVLIGFGGGRHRCLGMHFAYMQIKALWSLLLSRYDLDLISPPPAPDYGSWVTGPRPPCRVRYRRRPVSLGPNL from the coding sequence GCCAGGCCCTGGCCTTTCAGCGTGATCCGCTGAGCCTGCTGGAGCAGGCCTGGCGGGCGCATGGAGAGCTGTTCCAGTTCCGGCTTGGCGGGCGCGAGGTCGTTCTATTCGCCGGACCCGAAGCCCACGATGCTTACTTCCGCGCCCCGGACGATCAGTTGAGCGCGCGCGAGGTCTACCAGTTCACGGTCCCAATCTTCGGCAAGGGTGTGGCTTACGATGTCGCGCCCGAGCGCATGGCCGAGCAACTGGGGTTTCTCGCGCCCCTGATGCGGGGCGGACCCATGCACACTTATGCTCGCCTCATCGATCAGGAAATCAAGGACTACACCGCAAGATGGGGGGACGAAGGCGAGATGAACCTCCCGGTGGTCACCAACGAGCTGACGGTGAACATCGCCAGCCGCTGCCTGCTCGGGGAGGAGATCCGCACGCGTCTCGATACCGGCTTCGCCCAGCTTTACCACGATCTCCAGCGGGGGATCAATACCTTGGGGTTCTTTTTTCCGCGCCTGCCGATCCCTGGCCATATACAGAGAGACCGGGCCCGCCGCCAAGTGGCCTCCCTGATGCGCGGCATCCTGGCCGAGCGGCGGCGGACCGGCACGCGCCCGGGCGACTTCATGCAGGCGCTGATGGAAGCGCGCTATACCGATGGCAGTGCGCTCGGCGATGAGGAAATCACCGGTCTCTTGCTCACCGTGCTGTTCGCGGGTCAGCACACGAGCAGCGTGCTCGCGGCCTGGGTCGGGATCGATCTGCTGCGGCACCGCCAGTACCTGGCCGTGGTCGTGGCCGAGATCCAGGCCGTTTATGCTCAGGGCCAGACCTTAAGCCTGGATACCCTGAAGAGCCAAATGGCGCTGGAGCACGCCGTCCGTGAAGGCGAACGCCTGCATCCGCCGCTCATCCTGCTGGTGCGCAAGGCCCTCGGCGACCTCGAGTACCACGGCTTTCGCATTCGAGCCGGGACCCTGGCCATGGTCTCACCCCTCCTCTCGCACCGCTTGCCCACGGTCTTCAAGGACCCCGAGCGCTACGACCCGGATCGGTTCGCCCCGCCGCGCGAGGAACACAAACAGGGGACCCATGTGCTGATTGGCTTTGGCGGCGGCCGGCACCGTTGTCTCGGGATGCACTTCGCGTACATGCAAATCAAAGCCCTGTGGAGCCTGTTGCTGTCGCGCTACGATCTCGATCTGATCTCGCCGCCGCCCGCACCGGATTATGGAAGCTGGGTCACCGGACCGCGGCCGCCGTGCCGGGTTCGCTACCGGCGCCGCCCCGTATCGCTCGGCCCCAACCTATGA